One window of Oscillibacter hominis genomic DNA carries:
- the yedE gene encoding YedE family putative selenium transporter codes for MNRSIEMKKINWIVVLAGAVVGAAAVALTALGNPANMGFCIACFLRDIAGAVGMHSAAKVQYVRPEVIGLVLGAFIMSVATKEFRAKAGSSPATRFVLGAFVMIGALAFLGCPLRMVIRLGGGDANALVGLLGFIIGIVIGVQFLKRGFSLKRAYEVGKSEGGVLSALMAGLLILFLAVPALFRFSEEGPGSKHAPVLAALVIALVAGALAQRARLCMVGGIRDAILFQDFKLLYGFVAIFLVVLAGNLASGSFKFGFELQPIAHSSHLWNLLGMTVVGWGSVLLGGCPLRQLILAGEGNGDSAVTVLGMVVGAAFAHNFGLAGNPDALNEAKEIVVGGISTAGKAAVILGLLVMLGVSVWNLPKKESVSASVETV; via the coding sequence GTGAATAGGAGCATAGAAATGAAAAAGATCAACTGGATTGTAGTGCTTGCCGGCGCGGTGGTAGGCGCGGCGGCCGTGGCGCTGACTGCCCTGGGCAATCCCGCCAACATGGGCTTTTGTATCGCCTGCTTCCTGCGGGACATCGCAGGCGCGGTGGGTATGCACAGCGCGGCAAAGGTGCAGTATGTCCGGCCGGAGGTCATCGGCCTGGTGCTGGGCGCCTTTATCATGTCCGTGGCAACTAAGGAGTTCCGCGCCAAAGCGGGCTCTTCTCCCGCCACCCGCTTCGTGCTGGGCGCCTTTGTCATGATCGGCGCGCTGGCCTTCCTGGGCTGCCCGCTGCGCATGGTGATCCGCCTGGGCGGCGGAGACGCCAACGCCCTGGTGGGCCTCCTGGGCTTCATCATCGGCATTGTCATCGGCGTGCAGTTTCTCAAGCGGGGATTTTCCCTTAAGCGTGCCTACGAGGTGGGCAAAAGCGAGGGCGGCGTGCTGAGCGCGCTGATGGCAGGCCTTCTGATCCTCTTTTTGGCGGTGCCCGCCCTCTTCCGCTTCAGCGAGGAGGGGCCTGGTTCCAAGCACGCTCCGGTGCTGGCTGCCCTTGTGATCGCCCTTGTGGCGGGCGCTCTTGCGCAGAGAGCGCGCCTTTGCATGGTGGGCGGCATCCGCGACGCCATTTTGTTCCAGGACTTCAAGCTGCTCTATGGCTTTGTGGCCATCTTCCTGGTGGTTTTGGCAGGCAACCTGGCCTCCGGCAGCTTTAAGTTCGGCTTTGAGCTGCAGCCCATCGCCCACAGCAGCCACCTGTGGAATCTGCTGGGCATGACCGTTGTGGGCTGGGGCAGCGTGCTGCTGGGCGGATGCCCCCTGCGCCAGCTGATCCTGGCCGGAGAGGGCAATGGCGACTCCGCGGTCACGGTGCTTGGCATGGTCGTGGGCGCCGCCTTTGCCCACAACTTTGGCCTGGCTGGCAATCCCGACGCCCTCAATGAGGCCAAAGAAATCGTGGTGGGCGGCATCTCCACCGCCGGCAAGGCCGCAGTCATCCTTGGACTGCTGGTGATGCTGGGCGTGTCGGTGTGGAACCTGCCCAAGAAAGAATCCGTCAGTGCCTCCGTGGAAACGGTTTGA
- a CDS encoding sulfurtransferase TusA family protein — protein sequence MVVDARGYSCPMPVVMVQKEVKRSAPASLEVLVDNQCSVENVTRFGTSCGYQVSVAPEGRDFRLSLSK from the coding sequence ATGGTTGTTGATGCAAGAGGATATTCCTGCCCCATGCCCGTGGTGATGGTGCAGAAGGAAGTGAAAAGGTCCGCGCCCGCCTCTCTGGAGGTTCTGGTGGACAACCAGTGCTCTGTGGAGAATGTCACCCGCTTTGGGACAAGCTGCGGCTATCAGGTCTCCGTTGCTCCGGAGGGCCGGGATTTTCGGCTGAGCCTGAGCAAATGA
- a CDS encoding DUF3343 domain-containing protein has protein sequence MSLYIATFHTHLSALMTSRTLAGQGIRARMMPVPRKLSSSCGTCIRYEAEGPNLAAMDVDVERVYQVGADEQYTLLLEHQ, from the coding sequence ATGAGCTTGTACATTGCCACCTTCCACACCCACCTGTCCGCCCTGATGACCAGCAGGACGCTGGCCGGGCAGGGGATCCGTGCACGGATGATGCCGGTCCCCCGGAAGCTGAGCTCTTCCTGCGGCACCTGCATCCGCTACGAGGCGGAGGGACCGAACCTTGCCGCCATGGACGTGGATGTGGAACGGGTCTATCAGGTGGGAGCGGACGAACAATACACGCTGCTGCTGGAGCATCAGTAA
- a CDS encoding WapI family immunity protein — protein sequence MVFRNEEESLKVEVAAYEFPDGVDEDANWLVLKGTYTDSEGNVTIDRNSCLTTSELQELIAGLKVLSAGIKGLYESEFAEPYFELTVEQVGEDAYQAAVAFTMLNAPEDWDTVELELTATKADLKDWIADLEQAEKRFPVK from the coding sequence ATGGTATTTAGAAATGAAGAAGAGTCGCTGAAGGTGGAAGTGGCGGCCTATGAATTCCCCGATGGCGTGGATGAGGATGCCAACTGGCTGGTGCTCAAGGGCACCTACACCGATTCGGAAGGGAATGTCACCATTGACCGCAACAGCTGCCTGACCACCTCTGAGCTTCAGGAGCTGATTGCCGGGCTGAAGGTGCTCTCGGCCGGGATCAAGGGGCTGTATGAGAGCGAGTTCGCCGAGCCCTACTTTGAACTGACGGTGGAGCAGGTGGGGGAGGATGCCTATCAGGCCGCGGTGGCGTTCACCATGCTGAACGCTCCGGAGGACTGGGACACGGTGGAACTGGAACTGACGGCCACCAAAGCGGACCTGAAGGATTGGATTGCCGATCTGGAACAGGCGGAGAAGCGCTTTCCCGTCAAATAG
- a CDS encoding phosphoenolpyruvate carboxykinase (ATP), with protein MSTKSHYARTEIGPGKVGFAKTRSIIEAPFYGNNVIKVNSLKEAYKLAKNSPGTVVTDMPVYRGEEFGLDADAKVLLFNDGSITGRYAPARRITGKPGVNNDKLDKILMDAVYDTRWKTMYHAEVFIGLDPEFMVKAHLLIPKGEENLLYSWMLNFQYMSDEYVKMYKESKSVGDGKEPDIYIFSDPQWAGAPGQEDVCDPKCLCYFNTDTNCAAILGMRYFGEHKKGTLTLAWAIANRNGYASCHGGQKEYTLDDGSKFVAAVFGLSGSGKSTLTHAKHGGKYPSIKVLHDDAFIINSDTCSSIALEPTYFDKTADYPVNSEDNKYLLTVQNCSATLDEDGKVVLVTEDVRNGNGRAIKSKLWSPNRVDKIESPVNAIFWIMKDPTIPPIVRLKGASLASVMGATLATKRSSAERLKAGVDPNALVVEPYANPFRTYPLVNDYEKFKKLVAEKNVACYIINTGEFMGKKVKKEDTLGVLEAVVEGKAQFKPWGPFSDIDIYEWEGFVPDLSDKEYVAQLKARMQDRLDYVLNLETAEGGFNKLPADAAEAIRQVVDEANTL; from the coding sequence ATGTCTACTAAATCCCATTACGCTCGGACCGAAATCGGTCCTGGAAAGGTTGGGTTTGCAAAAACCCGGTCGATTATCGAGGCTCCATTTTATGGAAACAATGTCATTAAGGTCAACTCTCTGAAGGAGGCCTATAAGCTGGCGAAGAACTCCCCCGGCACCGTCGTCACGGACATGCCGGTTTACCGCGGTGAGGAATTTGGCCTGGACGCCGACGCCAAGGTGCTGCTGTTCAACGACGGCTCCATCACCGGACGCTACGCTCCCGCCCGGCGCATCACCGGCAAGCCCGGCGTCAACAACGACAAACTGGATAAAATCCTGATGGACGCGGTCTATGACACCCGCTGGAAGACCATGTACCACGCTGAGGTCTTCATTGGCCTGGACCCTGAATTCATGGTGAAGGCCCACCTGCTGATCCCCAAGGGAGAGGAGAACCTTCTCTACTCCTGGATGCTGAACTTCCAGTACATGTCCGATGAATACGTCAAGATGTACAAGGAATCCAAGAGCGTGGGCGACGGCAAAGAGCCCGATATCTATATCTTCTCCGATCCCCAGTGGGCGGGCGCTCCCGGCCAGGAGGATGTATGCGACCCCAAGTGCCTGTGCTATTTCAACACCGACACCAACTGCGCAGCGATTTTGGGCATGCGCTATTTCGGCGAACACAAGAAGGGCACCCTGACCCTGGCCTGGGCCATTGCCAACCGCAACGGCTATGCCTCCTGCCACGGCGGCCAGAAGGAATACACCCTGGACGACGGCTCCAAGTTTGTGGCTGCGGTGTTCGGCCTGTCCGGCTCCGGGAAGTCCACTCTGACCCATGCCAAGCACGGCGGGAAGTACCCCTCCATCAAGGTGCTGCATGACGATGCGTTCATCATCAACTCCGATACCTGCTCCTCCATCGCTCTGGAGCCTACATACTTCGACAAGACCGCCGACTATCCGGTCAATTCCGAGGACAACAAGTACCTGCTGACGGTGCAGAACTGCTCCGCCACGCTGGACGAGGACGGCAAGGTGGTCCTGGTCACCGAGGACGTGCGCAACGGCAATGGCCGGGCCATCAAGTCCAAGCTGTGGTCCCCCAACCGGGTGGATAAGATCGAATCCCCCGTCAACGCCATCTTCTGGATCATGAAGGATCCCACCATCCCCCCCATTGTCAGACTCAAGGGCGCATCCCTTGCCTCCGTCATGGGCGCCACTTTGGCCACCAAGCGCTCCTCTGCCGAGCGGCTGAAGGCGGGCGTGGACCCCAACGCCCTGGTGGTGGAGCCCTACGCCAATCCCTTCCGCACCTATCCCCTGGTCAACGACTACGAAAAGTTCAAGAAGCTGGTGGCGGAAAAGAATGTGGCATGCTACATCATCAACACCGGCGAGTTCATGGGTAAAAAGGTGAAGAAGGAGGACACTCTTGGAGTGCTGGAGGCTGTTGTGGAGGGCAAGGCCCAGTTTAAGCCCTGGGGACCCTTCTCCGACATTGATATCTATGAGTGGGAGGGCTTTGTGCCCGATTTGTCCGACAAGGAGTATGTGGCCCAGCTCAAAGCCCGCATGCAGGATCGCCTGGACTACGTGCTGAACTTAGAGACCGCTGAGGGCGGCTTCAACAAGCTGCCTGCCGATGCGGCCGAAGCCATCCGCCAGGTGGTGGATGAGGCCAACACCCTGTAA
- the rsmA gene encoding 16S rRNA (adenine(1518)-N(6)/adenine(1519)-N(6))-dimethyltransferase RsmA, translated as MNLCDLTTIRALLGRHGFRFSKSMGQNFLIEPSVPRDIAESSGADSSCGVLEIGPGIGPLTVQLARRAGKVAAVELDRTLLPVLEETLAECENVEVISGDVMKMDLRQLASEHLPGLRPMVCANLPYNITTPVLTRIVEAGCFTGLTVMIQREVARRICAAPGSPDYGAFSLFMQYYTEPELLFDVPPACFYPAPKVTSSVLRCRMRQTPAVSPINEAFFFRVARGAFALRRKTLLNSLGSALGSTYSKEALRDAIAACGLPPDIRGERLSLQEMAALSDRLYQSGDR; from the coding sequence ATGAATCTCTGTGACTTAACCACCATACGAGCACTATTAGGGCGCCATGGGTTTCGATTTTCCAAATCCATGGGGCAGAACTTCCTCATTGAGCCATCCGTCCCCCGGGACATTGCCGAATCCTCCGGCGCGGACAGCAGCTGCGGTGTGCTGGAAATCGGACCGGGCATAGGCCCGCTGACCGTGCAGCTTGCCCGCCGGGCCGGCAAAGTGGCGGCTGTGGAGCTGGACCGCACCCTCCTTCCTGTCCTGGAGGAAACGCTGGCGGAATGCGAAAACGTGGAGGTCATCTCCGGCGACGTAATGAAGATGGACCTCAGGCAGCTGGCATCAGAACACCTGCCGGGCCTGCGGCCCATGGTGTGCGCCAACCTCCCTTACAACATCACCACACCGGTGCTGACCCGGATCGTGGAGGCGGGCTGCTTCACCGGCCTCACCGTCATGATCCAGCGGGAGGTGGCCCGCCGGATCTGTGCCGCACCCGGCAGCCCGGACTATGGCGCCTTCTCCCTCTTCATGCAGTATTACACAGAGCCGGAGCTGCTGTTTGACGTGCCCCCCGCCTGCTTTTATCCCGCGCCCAAAGTCACCTCCTCGGTCCTGCGCTGCCGGATGCGGCAGACGCCCGCCGTTTCCCCCATAAATGAGGCGTTCTTTTTCCGCGTGGCCCGGGGAGCCTTTGCCCTCCGGCGCAAAACCCTGCTCAACAGCCTCGGCTCCGCCCTTGGGAGCACCTACAGCAAGGAAGCTCTCCGGGACGCCATCGCCGCCTGCGGCCTGCCCCCGGACATCCGGGGGGAACGGCTGTCGCTGCAGGAGATGGCGGCCCTGTCTGACCGTCTTTACCAGTCAGGCGACAGGTAA
- a CDS encoding 3D domain-containing protein has product MFRNVKTHAAFFWRTFFCCLTTALVLCTFLGSEKADALYILTGTDDTALVLDDSADTADFSSRLITIGGSSANPEVILNDGTAVSISYDGASVSTTSRQETVTALLNRMHIKPGPLDMIAVDLGAPVMKITVASDLTFYEKTEVEKPFETVRVANPAMAKGTETVTQQGRSGTVTATYEVIYANGQEISRQLVEESGDTSVDQVVEYGTAVTSVDRSDRIAKVNASSDGSGYLTFASGATMPYEKVITCSATAYTSGHDGVGTRTSTGTTVRHGTVAVDPNTIPYGTKMYIVSSDGSVVYGTAVAEDTGGAIRGNRLDLYYETYNECIQFGRRNCTVYVLG; this is encoded by the coding sequence ATGTTTAGAAATGTGAAAACCCATGCCGCGTTTTTCTGGCGCACGTTTTTCTGCTGCCTGACGACCGCTCTGGTTTTGTGCACATTCCTGGGATCTGAGAAGGCTGACGCATTGTATATCCTCACCGGCACAGACGATACCGCTCTGGTGTTGGACGACTCCGCAGACACTGCCGACTTCTCCTCCAGGCTGATTACCATCGGCGGCAGCTCCGCCAACCCTGAGGTGATCCTCAACGACGGCACCGCAGTCTCCATCTCCTACGACGGCGCATCCGTTTCCACTACATCCCGCCAGGAGACGGTTACCGCCCTTTTGAACCGGATGCACATTAAGCCCGGTCCTCTGGATATGATCGCTGTGGACCTGGGCGCCCCTGTGATGAAGATCACGGTGGCCTCTGACCTCACCTTCTATGAGAAGACTGAGGTGGAAAAGCCGTTTGAAACCGTGCGTGTGGCCAACCCCGCCATGGCAAAGGGCACGGAAACCGTGACCCAGCAGGGCCGCAGCGGCACTGTCACCGCCACTTATGAGGTAATCTATGCCAACGGCCAGGAAATTTCCCGCCAGTTGGTGGAGGAAAGCGGCGACACCTCTGTGGATCAGGTGGTTGAGTACGGCACCGCAGTCACCTCTGTGGACCGGTCCGACCGGATCGCCAAAGTGAACGCCAGCAGCGACGGCAGCGGCTATCTGACCTTTGCCTCAGGCGCCACCATGCCCTATGAAAAGGTCATCACCTGCTCTGCCACCGCCTATACCAGCGGCCACGATGGTGTTGGAACCCGTACCTCGACCGGCACCACGGTGCGCCACGGCACCGTGGCTGTGGACCCCAACACAATCCCCTACGGCACCAAGATGTATATTGTCAGCAGCGACGGCAGCGTCGTTTACGGCACTGCTGTGGCAGAGGACACCGGCGGAGCCATTCGCGGCAACCGGCTGGACCTCTATTATGAAACCTACAATGAGTGCATTCAGTTCGGACGGCGCAACTGTACTGTCTACGTGCTTGGCTGA
- a CDS encoding LysR family transcriptional regulator encodes MDITKYEVLLRAVDCGSLTRAAEEMGYTQSGISHMMKSLESEFGFPLLVRGRSGVTLTKGGESILPYIRTIVNANHHLNQNVSELNGLDTGEINIGEFASISISWMPNIIDEFHRDYPNIMLHLIEGSTQELEKLLEENRLDFAFCSFQPHMHYDWFPLKRDPILAILPLNHPCANFDSYPISAFQNEPFVIPSMGVDYDIMRVLKEAKVQPACPFSTMDDYAAIAMVEKGLCVSLSYEMLLKGNPSKVAIVELDPPQYRTIGIVAPSFEALSPAARKFVSYAKRIVPTLP; translated from the coding sequence ATGGATATTACCAAGTACGAAGTGCTTTTACGGGCCGTGGACTGCGGCAGCCTCACCCGCGCCGCAGAGGAGATGGGCTATACCCAGTCGGGCATCAGCCACATGATGAAAAGCCTGGAGAGTGAGTTTGGGTTCCCCCTCCTGGTACGGGGCCGCTCCGGCGTCACGCTGACCAAGGGCGGCGAATCCATCCTGCCCTATATCCGGACCATCGTCAATGCCAACCATCATCTGAACCAGAACGTCTCGGAGCTCAACGGTCTGGATACCGGCGAGATCAACATCGGCGAATTCGCCAGCATATCCATCTCCTGGATGCCGAACATCATCGACGAATTCCACCGGGACTATCCCAACATCATGCTGCACCTCATCGAAGGCTCCACCCAGGAGCTGGAGAAGCTGCTGGAGGAAAACCGTCTGGACTTTGCCTTTTGCAGCTTCCAGCCCCATATGCACTACGACTGGTTCCCGCTGAAGCGGGACCCCATTCTCGCCATCTTACCGCTGAACCACCCCTGCGCCAATTTTGACAGCTATCCCATCTCCGCCTTCCAGAATGAGCCGTTTGTCATTCCCTCCATGGGTGTGGACTACGACATCATGCGGGTGCTGAAGGAGGCAAAGGTGCAGCCGGCTTGCCCCTTCTCCACCATGGATGACTATGCGGCCATTGCAATGGTGGAAAAGGGACTGTGTGTCAGCCTGAGCTATGAGATGCTGCTCAAGGGCAACCCCAGCAAGGTGGCGATTGTGGAACTGGACCCTCCCCAGTACCGCACCATCGGCATTGTCGCCCCCTCCTTTGAGGCACTGTCTCCGGCCGCCCGGAAATTTGTCTCCTATGCCAAGCGCATCGTCCCCACCCTTCCCTGA